The bacterium nucleotide sequence GGCCTTGACCATCGGCACGAACTCGCGCTCGATCTGGGAGACCGGGAAGGCGCTCTCGGGCAACGGCTGCACGTAACCGCTGTCGACGTAGAGGGGGAGCCACCCGTAGAAGAGGTTGACGACGTCGGGGCCCTGCCCGGCCGGGACCGCGCTCGCGACCTTCTGATTGTAGGAATCGTACGGAAACGTCTCCTGCACGACATGGATCCCGGGGTTTTGCGCTTCGAACTGCTTGATGAGGACGTCCATGAGCTTGACCTTACTCTCGAAGAAGTACTGCCAGTAGGTCACCGTAGCGCGCGGCTGCGCGTGGGCGATCGGAAGCCCGATCACCAGCGCTGCGGCGCAGACGAGGAACGCTGCTCGAGCCATCTGCCGCATGGCGATCCCTCCTCTCGGAACGTACACGCT carries:
- a CDS encoding extracellular solute-binding protein, which gives rise to MARAAFLVCAAALVIGLPIAHAQPRATVTYWQYFFESKVKLMDVLIKQFEAQNPGIHVVQETFPYDSYNQKVASAVPAGQGPDVVNLFYGWLPLYVDSGYVQPLPESAFPVSQIEREFVPMVKA